Genomic segment of Xenopus laevis strain J_2021 chromosome 4S, Xenopus_laevis_v10.1, whole genome shotgun sequence:
attagaaggagagaattgGTAAAAAGGCTACACGTATACAACTCTCTTttagaaatatatagtgaataaagtacccccttttgtaaaatatagggatattataagttaccgaggagtttcatgaccatataaaaacacgaggccgaaggccgagtgtttttatacaggtcatggaactccgaggtaacttctaatatcctcatattttacaactgggggtactttattaattataatacacaaatttcaatgagtcatgtgacagaaatgatatcagaactcaccgtttataactgatgacatcagaactcaccgtttataaggatataatttacaggatattcatggcttttgtgtattatatacatatattatcatgGGTGCAAAAGTACACGCCATTCTCCTTAGCTCAATTATGGccagaacagaacagaatacaacttctaaAATAGCCCAATGCACCGCCTCGTAAATGAACACaatataaaagtgtaaaaatgctttattatatataaacgtgtatacagcaatacatctccattacaaacaatagcagttacaGAACACCAGCGTCACAttgcaaatgagcaaatatattaaagcagacacattgtgcaAACTGTTAAGAAACCCAACATTTCAGGAAAACTCCTTTCTCTCCATGAGAAAATGACTGCGTCTATGTCCCATTAGGACTGATAAGTAAATGCTCGGTgttgttacaagtattataagtacaacatactttggtgtcgtACGCCAGGCGCTGGCCCTTCTGCCTTATGGCCTCGGGTGCCATCCAATGTGCAGTCCCGTCTGCTTCGTGGCACAATCCAGTCTGTGGATCCAGGTCCCAGCTgtttccaaagtcgactgaaatgaCAAATAGAAACgaataatggaaaataacttgCTTAACCACAATAATATAGAAACCTGAATTATGAAAGCCCCTGACTCCATATTCACGTTAGCTCCCCATCATCCATTACTCTTATAACTGTAAGTTTTACTCACTGGTCTTCACTTTGGCCgtctctgtgagcatgatgttTCAGGCTCTTGATGTCTCTATGAACGGCCCGGTTCTTGTGGATGTGGTGCAGCCCCTGGGGAGATTGAGATGTAGGTTTATAAGACTTTAACAGACATGAGACTAAACATTACCAACAaagagattgtatatatataatttatgcaattaaagaagAGGCATTAAGGGGTAAatctggccttacctttaaaacctccttgcagacatagccaatccaggtctccttcagggattggccatTGGTCCTGCTGATGAGGGTGTGGAGAGAGCCGCCACCACAGTACTCGAGAACAATCTGcaatatatagaaattatttaagGTCATGTATTCTATCACTTCCAGTGGAGATTGAGAGGAATGAACacgatacagtaaatcatttcttacttCCAAGTGCTCAGATGAGCACTCCGTGAGTGGAGCCCTGTAGTAAGCTCCATAGTAAGAGGCAATGTTCTTGTGTCCTCCGAActgctggagaaacttcagctccctcatgactgactcttcatcctggagtggAATGATAGAAATCCCTTTAGGTCACATAGGCAACTACACAAATAGGATTGATATATAGAGATTggaattataaagatacagtactcggcTGATGTTGGCGATCTTCACCGCTACCACGCCTCTTCGATGGTGTCGtccctgtaatacagacagaaaggttgacttatatacaagtaggaaagagagggtctaatgcagcccccaaaccagaagcttgatatgtctgcctaaatcattgtgtgattgtgtCTAGTGATCACAATCTTGTTCAGTTCCCCTACTCTAATTGGTTGGTCTCTTACCTTGTAGACTTCTCCGGTGCCGCCTTCTCCAAGAAGCACAtccttggtcagccgaccatcaggaggctggaaaagaaaaaagaaggattttattgataacataatattcccCAGGGTACAAAACATGTCTCACTTCCGGCAGTAGCGGCCAGTGTTTTACCCTCCTTTCTACTCACCTTATAAATCTCGGAGAGGGATCTGGATTCCGCCTGTggctgaaggagaagagaaaaatTCAATTACATTCTATACTTTATCTGTTCTCTATACAGCAAAACCCTAAATTCAGATAAAACAGCAGCAGTTGCCTTACCTTCCTCCAGGGGGCGCAGAATAGCATTGCGCCCAAGttttttagctcttaaaagagCTGTTGGGTTAAAAAGACGATATCAGCTGACGTCAAAGGAAGATGGTTTTTCCAAACGCCAAAAATCAGATGGAATTTTGCTGAATATCTCTATATAACAATCACTGCTAAATCGCTCGGAAAATCGCTTCGAAAACGCTATAAAAACGCTTCGTCGCTTGGAAATTTCACTGTGTGGAGacatagaaagaaagaagagattgtgagCTCACATGCACCAGCCCTCTCTGCTATACATATCAGGATTCACAAGTTGCAGCATTTCCCTGTATTGGCACCATCAATTCTTCCCTCTATTATAATATGAAGCCCAGTCCCTACTGAAATACAGACTCTCAACATCATGATATCACAGAAGAAAGGACTAGTACAggcagcaggtctgacaagggattgctgggatttgtaggtcagtaacagctaaaagaccacaggttgctggtctgacaagggatgctgggatttgtggttcagtaacagttagaaaaccataagctgctggtctggcaatggatgctgggatttgtactataggctggtttgacaagggattctggaatttgtactataggctaaaggtctgacaagggatgctgggatttgtagtttattaagtacaataagactacaggctgcaggtcttacaagggatgctgggatttgtactacaggctgcaggtctgacaagggatgctgggatttgtactataggctacaagtcttacaagggatgctgggatttgtattataggctacaggtcttacaagagatgctgggatttgtaccataggctacaggtctgacaagggatgctgggatttgtagtttattaGGTACaataagactacaggctgcaggtctgacaagggatgctgggatttgtattataggctacaggtcttacaagagatgctgggatttgtactataggctacaggtctgacaatggatgctgggatttgtattataggctacaggtcttacaagggatgctaggatttgtaggtcagtaacagttagaagaccacaggctgcaggtttgacaagggatgctgggatttatagttcattaagagctagaagactacaggctgtaggtctgacaagggatgctgggatttgtaggtcagtaacagctaaaagaccacaggttgctggtctgacaagggatgctgggatttgtactataggctggtttgacaagggattctggaatttgtactataggctaaaggtctgacaagggatgctgggatttgtagtttattaagtacaataagactacaggctgcaggtctgacaagggatgctgggatttgtattataggctacaggtcttacaagagatgctgggatttgtactataggctacaggtctgacaagagatgctgggatttgtactgtaggctacaggtctgacaagtgatgctgggatttgtattataggctacaggtctgacaagggatgctgggatttgtaggtcagtaacagttagaagaccacaggcagcaggtctgacaagggatgctgggatttgtaggtcagtaacagccaAAAGACCACAggttgctggtctgacaagggatgctgggatttgtggttcagtaacagttagaaaaccataagctgctggtctggcaagggatgctgggatttgtactataggctggtTTGAAAAGGGATTCTggaatttgtactataggctacaggtctgacaatggatgctgggatttgtattataggctacaggtcttacaagggatgctgggatttgtaggtcagtaacagaagaccacaggctgcaggtttgacaagggatgctgggatttatagttcattaagagctagaagactacaggctgtaggtctgacaagggatgctgggatttgtaggtcagtaaccgctaaaagaccacaggttgctggtctgacaagggattctggaatttgtactataggctaaaggtctgacaagggatgctgggatttgtattataggctacaggtctgacaatggatgctgggatttgtattataggctacaggttttacaagggatgctgggatttgtactataggctacaggtctgacaagtgatgctgggatttgtattataggctacaggtctgacaagggatgctgggatttgtattataggctacaggtctgacaatggatgctgggatttgtattataggctacaggttttacaagggatgctgggatttgtactataggctacaggtctgacaagtgatgctgggatttgtattataggctacaggtctgacaagagatgctgggatttgtactgtaggctacaggtctgacaagtgatgctgggatttgtattataggctacaggtctgacaagggatgctgggatttgtaggtcagtaacagttagaagaccacaggctgcaggtttgacaagggatgctgggatttatagttcattaagagctagaagactacaggctgtaggtctgacaagggatgctgggatttgtaggtcagtaagaGCCAAAAGACCACAggttgctggtctgacaagggatgctgggatttgtggttcagtaacagttagaaaaccataagctgctggtctggcaagggatgctgggatttgtactataggctggtTTGAAAAGGGATTCTggaatttgtactataggctacaggt
This window contains:
- the LOC121393182 gene encoding serine/threonine-protein kinase mig-15-like; this translates as MLFCAPWRKPQAESRSLSEIYKPPDGRLTKDVLLGEGGTGEVYKGRHHRRGVVAVKIANISRDEESVMRELKFLQQFGGHKNIASYYGAYYRAPLTECSSEHLEVRNDLLYRVHSSQSPLEVIEYMTLNNFYILQIVLEYCGGGSLHTLISRTNGQSLKETWIGYVCKEVLKVRPDLPLNASSLIA